From one Lotus japonicus ecotype B-129 chromosome 3, LjGifu_v1.2 genomic stretch:
- the LOC130746789 gene encoding uncharacterized protein LOC130746789 isoform X1, with protein MFDSLLQLNSICQLCFFFSFQGSDHVFIHHSSLQMSSSRENSPDWLCSFLKHKGGWLECAGLESLLLPIMCFSLLVSGDGVKVDEEMSKLLPSQKNKMRQKQRKAEARAKKGAEEKNEELSASEVSKSRKRHVKLVNPDPHGEKLLQVDAPLSEATKYLKLLQKNSPDSLETLLLFFELYTRKQKVLLTFPGQRIKATIRKSSIYCNNFHIWMVERMKKKKKAFLSGIWHQAKVVYVLIDVRYDQWNWVCD; from the exons ATGTTCGATAGTTTGCTTCAATTAAATTCAATTTGTCaactgtgtttttttttttcctttcaggGATCAGATCATGTTTTCATTCACCACTCTTCACTCCAAATGAGCAGCTCAAGGGAAAACTCGCCAGATTGGTTGTGTTCTTTTCTGAAACATAAG ggggGATGGCTAGAGTGTGCTGGTTTGGAAAGCTTACTGCTTCCTATCATGTGCTTCTCTTTGCTGGTGAGTGGTGATGGTGTCAAAGTAGATGAGGAGATGTCAAAGTTACTTCCTTctcagaaaaataaaatgagacAAAAACAAAGAAAGGCAGAAGCAAGAGCTAAGAAA gGGGCAGAGGAAAAGAATGAAGAGTTAAGTGCCAGTGAGGTATCCAAGTCTAGAAAACGGCATGTAAAACTTGTGAATCCTGATCCACATGGGGAGAAGTTATTGCAG GTTGATGCTCCACTGTCGGAAGCTACTAAATACTTGAAGTTGCTGCAGAAGAATTCACCTGATTCATTAGAGACACTCTTGCTCTTTTTTGAATTATATACAAGGAAGCAGAAAGTTTTGCTTACCTTTCCG GGCCAGCGGATTAAGGCAACAATCAGGAAATCATCAATCTACTGCAATAATTTTCATATATGGATGGTggaaagaatgaaaaaaaaaaaaaaagcatttttgAGTGGAATTTGGCACCAAGCGAAAGTTGTTTATGTGTTGATTGATGTAAGGTACGATCAGTGGAACTGGGTTTGTGATTGA
- the LOC130746789 gene encoding N-terminal acetyltransferase A complex auxiliary subunit NAA15-like isoform X2 has translation MSSSRENSPDWLCSFLKHKGGWLECAGLESLLLPIMCFSLLVSGDGVKVDEEMSKLLPSQKNKMRQKQRKAEARAKKGAEEKNEELSASEVSKSRKRHVKLVNPDPHGEKLLQVDAPLSEATKYLKLLQKNSPDSLETLLLFFELYTRKQKVLLTFPGQRIKATIRKSSIYCNNFHIWMVERMKKKKKAFLSGIWHQAKVVYVLIDVRYDQWNWVCD, from the exons ATGAGCAGCTCAAGGGAAAACTCGCCAGATTGGTTGTGTTCTTTTCTGAAACATAAG ggggGATGGCTAGAGTGTGCTGGTTTGGAAAGCTTACTGCTTCCTATCATGTGCTTCTCTTTGCTGGTGAGTGGTGATGGTGTCAAAGTAGATGAGGAGATGTCAAAGTTACTTCCTTctcagaaaaataaaatgagacAAAAACAAAGAAAGGCAGAAGCAAGAGCTAAGAAA gGGGCAGAGGAAAAGAATGAAGAGTTAAGTGCCAGTGAGGTATCCAAGTCTAGAAAACGGCATGTAAAACTTGTGAATCCTGATCCACATGGGGAGAAGTTATTGCAG GTTGATGCTCCACTGTCGGAAGCTACTAAATACTTGAAGTTGCTGCAGAAGAATTCACCTGATTCATTAGAGACACTCTTGCTCTTTTTTGAATTATATACAAGGAAGCAGAAAGTTTTGCTTACCTTTCCG GGCCAGCGGATTAAGGCAACAATCAGGAAATCATCAATCTACTGCAATAATTTTCATATATGGATGGTggaaagaatgaaaaaaaaaaaaaaagcatttttgAGTGGAATTTGGCACCAAGCGAAAGTTGTTTATGTGTTGATTGATGTAAGGTACGATCAGTGGAACTGGGTTTGTGATTGA
- the LOC130746790 gene encoding E3 ubiquitin-protein ligase RMA1H1-like: protein MASMQYFEEPVPQVDSFEDKSSLEMWKCGGDDAIEDSDKNGSGGFDCNICLDCVQDPVVTLCGHLYCWPCIYKWLNFYSISSDYEEKEEPICPVCKSEISQSSLVPLYGREGQTTSPSKSKAQQVGIAIPPRPLVPSWVAELSRSSQPTSQAHHHPHYPHHPQQFNSISGSYTSPMLNTGGSQTAYGVIGEMIYARVFGNQVTNIYTYPNSYDHSRISSNPRIRRHLMQADKSLSRICFFLLCCAVLCLLLF, encoded by the coding sequence ATGGCCTCAATGCAGTATTTTGAGGAGCCTGTGCCCCAAGTGGATTCATTTGAAGACAAATCATCTCTGGAAATGTGGAAATGTGGCGGTGATGATGCTATTGAAGATTCTGATAAAAATGGCTCTGGTGGCTTTGATTGCAACATCTGCTTAGACTGTGTGCAAGATCCAGTGGTTACTCTGTGTGGTCATCTCTATTGTTGGCCCTGCATTTACAAATGGCTTAATTTCTACAGCATCTCATCAGACTATGAAGAAAAGGAGGAGCCTATATGTCCGGTATGCAAATCAGAAATCTCACAATCATCCCTCGTTCCACTATACGGCCGCGAAGGCCAAACCACCTCACCTTCTAAAAGCAAGGCTCAGCAAGTAGGGATTGCCATACCTCCAAGACCCCTTGTTCCTTCATGGGTGGCTGAGTTATCAAGATCTTCCCAACCTACTTCTCAAGCTCATCATCATCCCCATTATCCTCACCATCCTCAACAGTTCAACTCAATTTCAGGAAGTTACACATCACCAATGCTTAACACAGGTGGTTCACAAACAGCTTATGGAGTCATTGGCGAGATGATATATGCAAGGGTCTTTGGAAACCAAGTAACAAACATATATACATACCCTAATTCATATGATCATTCCAGGATCAGTAGTAATCCAAGGATCAGAAGGCATTTGATGCAAGCTGATAAGTCACTTAGTAGAATCTGTTTTTTCCTCCTTTGTTGTGCAGTTTTGTGTCTTCTCTTATTCTGA